The Deltaproteobacteria bacterium sequence GATGGCGGATATCATCAGCCCTGGGCGGTTCCTTCGGAGGGTACGGCACGTCGATCCCACCCCTGTACGTCGCGTGCGTGCCGGCGCATCCCGCCATCGCAAGCATGAAATATGCCGACAAAATCATGAAACGGCCCCGAACGAAGATCATCCCGGCTTCCCCCGCTGCTTGTAGGATGTAAGGTTCCCGCCTTCCGTTACGATAACCCGATTATCGCCGGGAACGGACATCGAAATCCTGTGGCGGGAATCGACTTGAGGTATTATCATCGTACAATGACGAATAAATTCGAAGCGATGCCCGATTTCTTCTCTTCCATCCTCGATAACATCGTCGAGCAGATCAAGGTCGTGGATCCGCGCGATTGGAAGATTCTTTATGCGAATCGTTCCTACTTGAATGTTTTCGGTGAAACCCTCGAATCGGCATCGGGGAAAAGCTGCTACGGAACGACGCATAACAAGACGGAACCTTGTCATATGGCCGGGGAGGAATGTCCCGCGAAAATCGCGTTCGAAACCGGCAAACCAGCGTCGGTCGTCCATGCGCATGAAAACCAGGACGGGATGACGGAATATGTCCGGCTGAATGCCTACCCCGGCCGTGATCCGGACGGAGCAGTGGCTTATGTGATCGTCGTCTCTTCAGACATCACAGAGCAGATGCATCTGCACGAAGAACTCCAGAGAAAATCGGAGCTCTTCGAAATGATCCTGTTCACCAGCCCGGACGGCATCATCGGGAACGATAAAAAAGGGAATATCTTCCTGTTCAACGCGGGGGCGGAAAGCATATTCGGGTACTCCCGCGACGAGGTCATCGGCAAAATTCACGTTTCGCAAGTGTATCCTCCGGGGATTGCGGCGGAGGTCAAGCGTGCAGTCTATTCGGAGCATTACGGAGGCAGGGGGCAACTCCACGACTTCGAAACCGAGGTGATCCACAAGGACGGAAGGAGAATTCCCATCCGGCTTGCCGCCAACCTTCTGTACGACAACGGCAACGAGATCGGGACGATCGGGTTCTTCCACGACATATCGGTGAAGAAGGCGCTCCGGGAACTTCTGCTTGAATCCGAAGAAAGCTACCGTGGAATTTTCGAATCCGCAAAGGACGCGATACTTACTGTCGGGGAAGACCGGACAATCACGAAGGCAAACCGCGCCGCCGAGGACATGCTGGGATACGGGACGGGAGAACTTGCGGGAAAGAGCATAATCGACGTGCTGCCCGCCGAGTACATGGAACGCTGGGATTGCATCCGCGCCCTTACCCCCGGGAACGCGGCGGGATCGGGGCCGAATCACTCGGAATTGACGGCCACGAAGAAAAACGGGGAAAAGATCCCGGTTCACGTATCGCTGTCGGAAAACAGGACCCGAACGAAAAACATCGTCACGATCATCTTCCGGGACATATCCGAACGAATCGCCTTCGAAGAGGAGCTGCGGATCCTCTCGATAACCGACGCGCTGACGAAACTCTACAACCGGCGGCACTTCCACTCCCTCGCGGAAAAAGAAATTCTTCGGGCGAACCGGACGGGTGTTCCGTTCTCCATACTCCTGCTCGACCTGGACAGGTTCAAGGGTTACAACGACGCATACGGACACCACGAGGGGGACAAGCTGCTCGTCGCTTTCGCGGACCTGATCCGGGATTCTTTCCGGTCTATGGATGCAGGCTTCCGGTTCGGCGGCGAGGAATTCGTGATCCTCCTGCCGGACACCGATTCCATCGGCGCGATGATCGCGGCGGAACGGTTCCGCATCCGCCTTTCCGAAAAATCATTCACGCCGGGACCGTCGGGAATGCCCGTCACGGTGACGGCATCGATCGGCATCTCCGAATACCGGAAGGGCTATAGCCTCGACAAGCTGGTATGCTACGCGGACCTTGCCATGTACGCCGCGAAGAACGGCGGGAGGAACCGCAGCGTCAGCTACGAACAGCTGATCGCCCAAACCATGAAACCGTTCCCTCCAGAGTGATACGACGCCGAACCCTAGCCCGCATTTCTCACCAGGCTTCTACTGCGGCGGCGGAGACGGGCATGTCTACTGCGTTGCGCTCGGTCGCGACGCCTTGCATCTATACCCGTCTCCACCGCCTCGCTACGAACCCTGGTGAGAGATGCGGGCTTGCGGGCTACCGGCGGACCCCGTCGTACATCGCCCGCACTTCGGGATTGGACTTCCATTTCCTGTGGAACCAGAAGTACAGCTCGGGGGCTTCCCGCACCTTGGCCTCGAGACGGCGGGAATATTCGTCGAGCACTGCGCGCCCGGCTTCTTCCTGTGTTTTCGCGCCCGATAGATCGATCGGCGGCTGGATTTCGACGAAGGGTTTGCCGTCGACCCGGGTCGTGAACGCGGTGAGCGCGACGGCTCCCGTCCGGACGGCGAAGCGCGACGGGCCGGCGGGGATGGAGGTCTCCCGCCCGAAAAACACCGACCTGTACCCGTCGGGGCCGGCATCCTGGTCGTTCAGAACGACAACGATCCCCCCGCCCTTCAGGTGACGGAAGATTTTCATTCCTCCCGAGGAGTCGTTCTGCATGCTGCGGATAGGGATGATGGAGTTGCCGTACCGGGTATAGATCTTCTCCAGTTCGACCCGCATGGCGGGGTTGAAAACGGGCTTGGAGACATATGCAAGCGGATACCCCGCCCGCGCGATCAGGTATCCGCCGAGAACGTAGTTCCCGAGGTGGCCGGTGAATATTATGACGCCCTTCCCCTTTTCCACTCCCGCCCGAAGATGTTCGAGTCCGACGATCCCGGCGTATTCTCCCGGATTCCCGACGATTCTCTCCTCCCCCAGGATCTCGGCGATCAAACGCCCGTGCTCCCGATAGCAGCTGCGCGTCGCGGTCCTCACTTCCCGGTCCGTCGCCGTTCCTCCGAGCGCAACGCGCAGGTTCGTCGAAACGACGTGCCTCCGGAGCCCGAGAGCATGGAAAAGGTCCGCAAGTACCCGGAAAAAAACGTCCAGAAAGGAAAACGGCAACAGGCGTACCAGTCCGTAGATGGCCTTGAAGAGTCCGTATTCGATGTGGTAGCGGAGTTTCATCATTCCGTCCCTGTCCGACGAAATATTTATATCAGCGAAACCGATAAAGATGTCGGTTTTCGATCCGATATTATAAAGTAGAGACGGATCCCACCATGTATAAAACGCCATCGATATCCCACATCGGAGGCGAACATGCGCTACCGATCGGCAAGCAGCATCAGCACCGATGCCTACCTGGCGGGGCTCGAAATCGGTGAATCCCTCAAGGAAATATCCCCTGAGACCGTAATTTTTTTCGCCTCCATCAGCTACGAGAGGAATTTCGCGGAGCTGTTCGATGGAATGCGGGACGGCCTCGGCTCCGAGGATGCCGTCCTCTTCGGCGGAACGGGGGACGGATTCTACGAGACCTCGCAAACCGCGAATTACGGCGCATCCGCGCTGGGCATCCACAGCGGGGGGAAAATCAGATGGTCGGCCGCCTCGGCGGTCGGGGTCGAGGAGGATTCCTTCCTTGCCGCCAGGTCGTGCGCACTCGCCGCGGCAGCCGGGACAGGGAGTCCGCCCACCTTCGCATTCGTCCTTGCGGACGGCACGAAGGCCGACGGCAGCGGGATCGTCGCAGGCGTCGAGAGCGTGATCGGAGCCCCTTTCTTCGGCGGGCTGACGGGAGACGACCGCAAGTTCAAGCGAAGCCGGGTTCTGCTCAACGGAGCCGAACTCGAAAACGCCGTGGCCATACTGGCTGCATCCGGGGAAATCCCGTTCGCCGTGAACGCGGCGAGCGGCTGGACGCCGATCGGCGCGCCGGGAAACATAGAAGACGGCGAGAGCGGCACGATCCGCCGCATAAACGGGATGACCGCCCAGGCTTTCATGAAGGAGCAGCTCGGAAAACCGCTGGGCGAAGCCGACCTCGGAATCGTCCCGCTGGCCGCTTACAGGCAGGCCGACGACGAATATTTTTTCTTGAGAACGCCATCGCATCTCGATCGGGAATCCGGCGCCATCGCCACGTTCGGCAGCATCGAGGCCGGTACCGCCGTCCGGGTCTGCACGGCGACCCGCCCGGATGTTCTCGACGGGGTCCTGCGGGCCGCGGAAGGCGTGGAGGCGCGGGGGTTCACTCCCGCCGCCGCGCTGGTCGTAAGCTGCGCGGGGCGAAAGTGGCTGCTGAGCGATTCGGGAAAGGAAGAAGTCGACCTTGTCCTTTCGGCCTTCGGGGGCAAGATCCCGATGGCCGGTTTTCCCTCGTTCGGGGAAATCAGCCCGTTCCGGAAGCCGGGAGGTGCGTACACGCAAACGTTTTTCCACAACGTCACGTTCGTGGTCTGCCTCCTCGGAGAGTGAAGTGAAACACCCGCTTCTATCTCTTG is a genomic window containing:
- a CDS encoding PAS domain S-box protein, which encodes MTNKFEAMPDFFSSILDNIVEQIKVVDPRDWKILYANRSYLNVFGETLESASGKSCYGTTHNKTEPCHMAGEECPAKIAFETGKPASVVHAHENQDGMTEYVRLNAYPGRDPDGAVAYVIVVSSDITEQMHLHEELQRKSELFEMILFTSPDGIIGNDKKGNIFLFNAGAESIFGYSRDEVIGKIHVSQVYPPGIAAEVKRAVYSEHYGGRGQLHDFETEVIHKDGRRIPIRLAANLLYDNGNEIGTIGFFHDISVKKALRELLLESEESYRGIFESAKDAILTVGEDRTITKANRAAEDMLGYGTGELAGKSIIDVLPAEYMERWDCIRALTPGNAAGSGPNHSELTATKKNGEKIPVHVSLSENRTRTKNIVTIIFRDISERIAFEEELRILSITDALTKLYNRRHFHSLAEKEILRANRTGVPFSILLLDLDRFKGYNDAYGHHEGDKLLVAFADLIRDSFRSMDAGFRFGGEEFVILLPDTDSIGAMIAAERFRIRLSEKSFTPGPSGMPVTVTASIGISEYRKGYSLDKLVCYADLAMYAAKNGGRNRSVSYEQLIAQTMKPFPPE
- a CDS encoding lysophospholipid acyltransferase family protein, which encodes MMKLRYHIEYGLFKAIYGLVRLLPFSFLDVFFRVLADLFHALGLRRHVVSTNLRVALGGTATDREVRTATRSCYREHGRLIAEILGEERIVGNPGEYAGIVGLEHLRAGVEKGKGVIIFTGHLGNYVLGGYLIARAGYPLAYVSKPVFNPAMRVELEKIYTRYGNSIIPIRSMQNDSSGGMKIFRHLKGGGIVVVLNDQDAGPDGYRSVFFGRETSIPAGPSRFAVRTGAVALTAFTTRVDGKPFVEIQPPIDLSGAKTQEEAGRAVLDEYSRRLEAKVREAPELYFWFHRKWKSNPEVRAMYDGVRR
- a CDS encoding FIST C-terminal domain-containing protein produces the protein MRYRSASSISTDAYLAGLEIGESLKEISPETVIFFASISYERNFAELFDGMRDGLGSEDAVLFGGTGDGFYETSQTANYGASALGIHSGGKIRWSAASAVGVEEDSFLAARSCALAAAAGTGSPPTFAFVLADGTKADGSGIVAGVESVIGAPFFGGLTGDDRKFKRSRVLLNGAELENAVAILAASGEIPFAVNAASGWTPIGAPGNIEDGESGTIRRINGMTAQAFMKEQLGKPLGEADLGIVPLAAYRQADDEYFFLRTPSHLDRESGAIATFGSIEAGTAVRVCTATRPDVLDGVLRAAEGVEARGFTPAAALVVSCAGRKWLLSDSGKEEVDLVLSAFGGKIPMAGFPSFGEISPFRKPGGAYTQTFFHNVTFVVCLLGE